Below is a window of Camelina sativa cultivar DH55 chromosome 11, Cs, whole genome shotgun sequence DNA.
ACTGGACTTTGGAAAGTATGAGTAGTCTGCATCTCGATCATGTCACCTTTGCTGCTACGACTTTGGATATTATCCAAGCTTTACACAAACCTTGTCAATGGCCATCAATTGCAAGTCACATCTCTCCTTTCCTTACTTTAGCCACTGATAAACCTAACTGGTTTATCCTCTTTGAACCCAAGAGCTGCAACATTGGCGCCTTTTTGCTTGCTGACAGTGTCACGAAGGACATCAGGTTAAGTTCTTATGTTGCCAGAGGCTCTCCTGTGTGGCTGAAAGGTTTCTTCGAAACTGAGAAAAGCTACATTGAAGACTAATTCACCTTTAAGtagattttttggtttctcactATTCcagctctcttcttttttttccaagcTAGATaggtttatatgtttttttaagattggaaaaatcaaaagtcattggtttctgggttttttATGTGGTGATCATGCTCTTTGATCATCGTTTTCCTTGAGCTTGGTTGCTAAGTTTCCTTTTGATTTTCCATAATAtcctttcttatctttttttttttaaattattatcttTTCCTTTCCTTGCTACAAAGGAAgcttataaaataattatcttttaacATAAGACAAAGTTTTTGATTAAACCTTATGCggtgattatatttttaacactATATCTCTCGGTTTTTTCTCCCGTCTATCGTCACCCTTGACTTCTTCCTTCTGGTGATATAGACTTTCTTTCCTCcttatatatagtagtattttGTGCTTTCTTCTCCTTTAACCTATgttcctttccttttttctttaatctctctcttGCTTCCATCATGGCTCATGATTTGTGGGATGACCTCCAATACATGGTTTTGGGTCGAGATGACCCAGAACTGCTCATACCTCATACTGCTTATGTTGGGGTTTTGGCTAGGAATCGAATAAGTTTGATTGGCAAACCCCTTAACTTGAGCGATCAACCGCTGAAGCCTGTGATCCAGGAACTACCACGTCTATGGGGCTTAACTACGAGAGTTCATGGACGTATATTGGATGATAGTTTTGTCTAGTTTCGTTTTTAACTAGAAGAGGATATGGTTTCGGTGCTGAGACAACAACCATGGTTGGTTAACGATTTGTTTGTGGCGTTACAAAGGTGGGAAGACTTCCCAGGTGAGGAATTTCTTACGTTTATAGACCTCTGGGTTCAGTTACGTGGAATTCCTTTGCCTTATGTTTATGAAAGGACGGTCAGATACATCGCCAACACTATAGGGGATGTTGTTGAACTTTATTTCAATGAAGACACTACACCTCAGATTGCTTTTCTTAGAGTAAAAGTTCGAATTATCTTCACAGATAGACTCTGTTTCTTTAGACGGGTTAGGTTTCAGTCTGGGGAGCGTGCTATGGTGGGTTTAGAATAcgaaaaacttataaaaatttgcaaaaactGCAGCCGCATAAACCACCATTCTCGATCTTGTCCTTTTCTGGTTCCTCCAGTGGCCCCTgtagaggaagatgatgaacttCTGGTTCCGGTGTGGGAGGAAGGACAACATTCCCATACTCCTAGTCGTGGAACGGATAAGCAGAGTACAGAGAGCTCGGATATTTCAACGTATTCTCCTATCTCTCAACCTCCTCGTCACCCCTCTCCTTTACACAACGGCATACAAGCAGTTGGGGAGCAGCCTGTACACAATATGTTTGCCACAAATCCTAAGGGTAAACAGGAGTCTACGGGATCCAACTTTGTAAGAGATTCTCATGTTAATCACAGGTTTGATGTTGGAGAGagctctaagagaaagaaaggcAAACAAATTGCTTCAGAGCAGGAGAGGAATACTCGCCCTCGCAGAAAAGATATGGGAGTCAAGTTCTACACGGTACCCTCAGAACCTCCTTGACTCTCTTATTTTGTTGATAACCATCAGAGACAGATGCTTCTGTTCTCTGAATAGGCCTTCGTACTTTTTGGTTGTTCACAAAACTAGAGAATAAAGCTCACTGTATGGATCTAGGGTAGTTTGAATTTTTTGGTTGTAGCTTATGGAAGATAGAAGATTGATCCAAAAGGAAGCATGCTGTTTCTTCTGCTGAATACTTTTTGAAGACATTCGGTTACTATTTCTCTGAAAGATGCAGCTGTGATGACTATCATACTCCAAGCAAATGATCGAAGCTCTAAGCTCAACTCTAATCTCAGATTGGATGTTTGGTCTTATTGAGAGAGATATGATGTCTTGGTTCTTACCATTTTGCATCGATTTGCATTGGCAACTGAATGTCTTGGTACTAATGTTGTAACTTTCGTTTTAGTGTTTGATCCTGTTTTAATTTCAAGTTGTGTGTTATGTGGAGCTATCCACTCATGTATATTGTGCAACTTTCACCTTGTAACTGACtctgttatatataaaatgaaagtttaagaaaaaaagaaaaaatatcagcTTCCTTCTAAACAGTACAGAGGGGCAGCAACAATGGATTTCTTCGACGAAGACAGGCCTAGATTCGTCTTCCAATCTCGTCCTTCGTCTTCTCACACGacggaggatgaagaagaacctaGAATCCCTAACAAGATCTTCATATCAATCTCCGTCGCTGTTTCTCTCATCATActgtctctctccttcttctacttCGAATCCGAGCCTGCCAAATCGCTTCTCTTATGGCTTTCCCTCTCCTTCCTCGTCGGTCCTTTCGCTCCTAGCTCGATCACCGGCGGTAAGATTCGCGTCGGTTATGGCCAGATCTTGGAGCCAGAGCAGATCCACGATGAGTCATCGACTGATAACGAACGCGAATCGAGGAGGAAGTCTGTGAATAAGCGATCTAAAGGTACGACGAAGCAAGACAATCCGCCGGAGAATGCTTCTACGGTGACGGAAGCTTCGAGAAAAGTGGCGACTCCGAAGTCTAAGGAGAGTGGATCTGTGAATGAAACCAAAGATTGGAGTGAAGAAGAAATCGAGCTTTTGAAGAAGCAGTTGATTAAGCATCCAGCTGGTAAGCCTGGGAGATGGGAAGTGGTGGCTTCAGCGTTCGGAGGAAGATACAAGACAGAGAATGTGATCAAGAAAGCCAAAGAGATcggagagaagaagatatatgaGAGTGATGATTATGCTCAGTTTCTGAAGAATAGGAAAGCTTCGGATCCTAGATTGATTGACGAAAACGCTGAGGATTCTGGAgctggtggtggtgatgatgatgaagctaaTAAGGAAACTTGGAGTAATGGAGAAGACATTGCACTGCTCAATGCTCTGAAAGCTTTTCCTAAGGAGGCAGCTATGAGATGGGAGAAGATTGCAGCTGCTGTACCTGGGAAAACGAAGGCAGCTTGTATGAAGAGAGTTACTGAGCTTAAAAAAGGGTTTAGGAGCTCTAAAACTCCAGCCAATTAGCTAGAGGAGAAGGAAGCCAGTGAGGTAATTGATTGAATAAGCTTTTACTCTTTACTATGAGACAACATGAAGCCATAAGAGCCTAATTGTAATTGCTACATTGTTGCTGTGTTGTTAAATTTTCCTAGGCTTAGTGATATCTCCATTTATGTGAGTTACCTGGAAGTTGTTAAAGTTTTAATCTGGAGAGATCGACTTGATGAAAGGCTGATAATAACATATTCTTTTGCTGATATTTCATAGGTTACTTATGATTTAGGTCGCATAATGTTATAGGTAAATATTTATTGATCTAGAATTGAGCAGAACTCTTTTGGAAACAGTGAGAGGAAGCTTGTAACGTGAGGAATCATAGAAATGAAGGTCTTGGCTCATGTTCTAGATGTTGGGGTCGCTTGCTTTTTGATCCACTGGTTATATGATTTACGGTTGCTAAAAGGACCCGATTGGTTTTCATGAAAGCTGTGTGTGCTATTTTTCTATGAATCCCTGGCTTGCCTTTACATCTGTTAGTTTCTGGTCAAAATTAAAGGATGGAATGTAATGCTTTGAAAAGAATAATAC
It encodes the following:
- the LOC104724866 gene encoding uncharacterized protein At4g02000-like yields the protein MVSVLRQQPWLVNDLFVALQRWEDFPGEEFLTFIDLWVQLRGIPLPYVYERTVRYIANTIGDVVELYFNEDTTPQIAFLRVKVRIIFTDRLCFFRRVRFQSGERAMVGLEYEKLIKICKNCSRINHHSRSCPFLVPPVAPVEEDDELLVPVWEEGQHSHTPSRGTDKQSTESSDISTYSPISQPPRHPSPLHNGIQAVGEQPVHNMFATNPKGKQESTGSNFVRDSHVNHRFDVGESSKRKKGKQIASEQERNTRPRRKDMGVKFYTVPSEPP
- the LOC104724867 gene encoding dnaJ homolog subfamily C member 2-like; its protein translation is MDFFDEDRPRFVFQSRPSSSHTTEDEEEPRIPNKIFISISVAVSLIILSLSFFYFESEPAKSLLLWLSLSFLVGPFAPSSITGGKIRVGYGQILEPEQIHDESSTDNERESRRKSVNKRSKGTTKQDNPPENASTVTEASRKVATPKSKESGSVNETKDWSEEEIELLKKQLIKHPAGKPGRWEVVASAFGGRYKTENVIKKAKEIGEKKIYESDDYAQFLKNRKASDPRLIDENAEDSGAGGGDDDEANKETWSNGEDIALLNALKAFPKEAAMRWEKIAAAVPGKTKAACMKRVTELKKGFRSSKTPAN